atcaaggatcctgaCAGAGAAACAACTCCGTACTaaccatctttattattttattattacactAGGGTAGTGTGTGatagtaaataattaattaaagtctgcatatattatattactaagttttatattttttgggtcatcacagtgaCAGTCAAAGTGCTATTTatttggcgaagaatcaagtgtatcatgctagaaccaaacatTTAGGTGTAAGGTTTCACAAGATTTGGGAATTGATATCTTCAAGTGAACTTGTGCTTGATAAAGTTCAAATTTAGAACGTAGCAGATATCTTGACAAAGCTAGTTACcacggataagttcaagcattgtttggacttgcttcatgtctctAGTTGCTAGAAGAGAGACGGTCTAAACCTAATGTCCTAAGGTCACGGTGGAGCAATgggtttatgttttcagtttctcGTAAGGGGCATATGTTCGCCATAGTGATATTTGTTGTGATATAAGACTCACATATAGAGTGGAAGGCATGCACAAAGGGaaaacatgaaggaaatcaagATGGAGCTGGGGAAACCTTCAACAATAGCCCTCTAACCGTAAACAGTTTGGGGCAGTGTCTGAGAGTTTTTGCTCTCtacctgaaaccatcgacggtatggaataaaccgtcgacagtttggcttAGGAACCTAATacagatttttaaattttgaataagggATGTTAAGTTAGTTGGgatttggagggaaagcctctgaGAACTCTATTTGTATGTCTTTTATGATGTATTTGTGATGGATGTTtgtgtctttgacacaagatagtaagaagATTATCGAttgctcctatggatgtaggcattaccgaaCCACTTAATCCTTTGTGTCTTTACTATTGCTTTCATAACAGTCATTGTGATTGTCATTTCTGTATATTTTACCATTGAGTGCCGCATTTGTTTGATCCTATATTTCGTTGTGCAATTCAATTTCCACAACAAAAATGCTATCCTAAGTAGCATTTTTTGTTCTCTTAAATCTCTTCTTCCTCCTTCCTCTCTGTCTGCAATTTGCAAAAGGAGATGCAGATAGCAGAGTGAGACGTAAGGGGGGACAGACAAACGTGACAAGATTTTGCAGGTGAACATTACGTTTGAATTGTAAGGCTATTGTTGGAGGAAATGCATTTGCTCCACACATTAAGTTATGCATGGAAAGTGTAAAGATTAAGGCCACTAGACATCGAGTTATGACGTTCAAAAGATCGACAGGCACCTTTAGCATAACAACAGTGTAACAAGGGCCATATAAAggaaacaatgttcaaactttgAGTATTTATGAACACCAATGctcatgtgggaagtggcaagatTTATACTTTCCCTGCTCCCACCTTTTAGTTGCATATGCTGAGACACGGTTGAATATTGTCAGGTTCGTTAATCCCTATTACAGCACTACAGAACACTATACAACTTACGCAGTAGATTTTAACCCGATTAGACATTAGGACTATTGGCTTGAATCCTCATTGCCAAAAATTTACACAAATCCTTCTTTAGCTTGACACAAAGGTTATCCTAGGAGCTCACATCTACATAATGAGATGGATGTAAGGGAATCTAGGAAGAAGAACATGTGTAACATATGCAATGAATAGGAATATAACCACAGAAGGTGTCTGAGAAGGACCGTAGCTGGGGATGGAGATGGCCTGTCGTAGAGAGTGATTATGTCATTTATAGACGAACCAAGGTATAAGGTAATCGAGAAGTTTACATCACTAACCTTAGTTTATAGAATATGTTATTACCTTCTATTATTTCATTTAGCTAGTGCATGTATTCGACTTTTCCCCTTAGCAACATCAGTCTAGGGCCAAGAGATCCTTCAATGTTGATGTTGGGCAATCAGCACAGGTCTACTTGAGTGTGGTTGGACAATTATGCGAAGTAGCAATATTGTCAAGGTGGCAAATAGTTTTTGGAGATGACCGCATCATTAATTGGATCCGCATAGCGGGTTTCCTTGACTTATACTTGATAGGCCACATCTAGCTTGACTAGTATTTGGTAACGAAATTTGTGGAGCTTTGGAGGCCGGAGATACATACATTTCACCAACCCCATGGTGAGGCGACTATCACATTATAGGACATCACTATTTTGTTTGGCCTGCCTATTGATGGAATGCTTGTCACTAGTCATGTATGTGGACTAGAAGACGGTGAGTCTAACAGCTAAGGAAAAATGGCAGTGCGTCGTATATTCCATTGCTTGTTAGGAGTTGCTCCACTTGAAGCCGCAATACTTGGTTCCCGCATCAAGATGAGGCTTCTACAAGACCAGTTCAGTCATTCAACAACTGATGTGGATGATCAAACTGTCGTATTCTTCGTACGATCGCACATTTTGTGATTGATATATGGGTCACTTTTTTGCAATACGTCAAGCAATTATGCCCATATGATGTTCTTGCCACTATTAGAGGGTCTTATGCAGATTCGTTTGTATAGTTGGGGTTCTGCAACACTAGTGTGGTTGTAAAGATAGATGTGCAACACCACACACCCATCTAAGAGGAAGATCGTTGGTCCTCTACACCTACTTCAAATATGGGCATGGGAGAGATGCCCCTCCCTAGCTTTGTCTCACTTGGGTGTGCTACAGATTGCAAGGGATGTAGATGGTCATGTAGTTGATCGATTACCACTAACGTACAAGTTAGttactattgactttttgagtctgatccctgttttgatgttgacaaagtaccagtttcttatgtgtgtttttaagtgcttgaataggtttactattcaacacacacataaggcaaaaaggaaatggaagccaagacaaaCTTAAAGCATACACACAGCTTGGCGTATCCCATGAAGAAATAGCAAAAGAGAAGACATTTATTTTAAGTTgcatatgcatttaatttttattatttgatctgtaataaatgcatacatcctacatgatatgacttaataCTTTAATAGCCCCGGTCGATCGACCCATTTCAGTTAtaaacaccttggtcgaccgaacactcagttggccaaaaagtcaaaaatttgACTAAGCCTTGGGCGACTGAACGAAATTGAACTAAttgtccatggtcgaccgaaccttaaagctAACCTTTTTTACTTGCCTCGGTCGCCAGAACCTATAGTCTTAAATCATCCTGGGCGATCGAATTGTGAGGTTCGGCAGATTGACATTGGATTGTTTTACCGAAAcaacgaaggtttggaaaatcactTGGCTTAGCCGACCGGTTGTTGCCCACGGTCAACCGAATCCTAAAAATCACTTTTactctttgtgagtgttcgggcaacCAACCCAAAGGACCAAGCGACCGAAGCTCTCGGGTTGCggtatttttaaatgctaaaataggtttaaaaattaattaaactttttaataatacctagcgtgtccctaatggtcaaaaatttcccatactctatatatatccctttcataacttagattagtaactttgattagttccaaaattctcttaattattttttaatcataGTTCCCTCATTTGAACTTctatttcaaaaaatctttttggggttaaatttttatactctccaaactctcttttagtttttcttcaaaatcatttttacaagagagtatttttatttgggcatttattttattcAAGAGTTTTACTTTCTCTTGCTTGCATGTTTGagaaacatttttgagagtaaagcTTTGGAATTTCTTcacatatttccatggtaaatatttttttggagaaatatatccttgctttgatttgcacaaaaagttttaaatgcttgtgtttTGTTTTGTGTGTGCAAAGCTTTTGAAAGTAAAACCCTAGGCTCTCCTATTTcttattacaaatatttttggagaaatatttgatttagggtttaaatctttaagtttctcatcatacatattatattcaaagattacaaaaattattttgaaagcaccCTTTCTCTAATGAGCATATTTCACATCATTAGAGAGCGCattttgagcttaaacgtgtacatctttgcttgtatttagaagcattttattatgtataaaaatatttttaatgtatcagttgggttcaacccataattgaattagggagtctcagtcccgtaagtgagactggttcggttcatcccataaattgaactatggagtctcagccctgtaagtgagacaagttgggttcagccttataattgagctagggtttacctcgtctcgtaaggagaggttgtaacggcttctgttCCACccctttaagtgagcaaggatagtggaatccttgaggggtatgcccaaggcggggaagtaggatggtttggccgaacctcaataacaaatatcttgtgtcactctctctatTTCATTTACTTTATgaactttaatttccatatgtgtatgctagTTTacttactactattattatttgcatgcacacatttgggttaaatgagatatgccgcACGTGTATATTTGAACATatagtttcatcatttttcatacacgcaattatattgaatgtgatatgaactatggtgaatcggtataaatgtttaatttatccgaaatatttttaaaatccaattcaccccccttttgggatcacaccaattccaacagttacAACTTCAATTCTAATGCAGTCGTACTCTTTAACATATGAAGTGGTACTTAATGGTACAAACGTTCTAATATTTATTTGCACCTTTTGTATAGGTGGAGGGATGACATAAGGGCTCTATCTATCACTCAACATACATTACCTTGGTATAAGcttgagttggacatgcaccaAGAGCATGAGGTATTTTTTTTCATGGATCACAGTTTAACTACAAAACACATAATGTGTTTTCCTAGAAGGGTTATGTAGATTCAGCTCATCTTATTTAACTTATGCACAATTTATTTGGACGCAGGATAGTGATGAGATTATACAAGACTTATCCATCGATTCTCAGGTTGGGAGTGACCTATGGATGGCTCAAGTGCCACTCATCTGTTTTTATATTTTGGAGTGATATCTCCCTAACCGAGTATCACGTCAATTTGCCTATCGACAAGGCATTCCCAACCCCTTCTCTATGTCGGGGGATATAACTTCATAGGTATAACCTGCATCACATTAGCAATCACGATTGAGGGGTGGCCAATTAGAGGACTTTCCACAAAATCTATGAGGATTTATGGGAGGGGCAGAGAGAGCAGATAATCAATGGAGAGATGGAGAACGGTCCTTAATGTCTAGAGGATCCATACTTCAGATGGCATAGGTCTATCACACAATGCTTCGTGGACAGGACATTGGTTGTATATATGAGTCTCGTAAGTAGACATTAATATACACATTCTagttctattttaaaattttatgatccAACGTCTTTTGTTTTAAAAACACTAGACCATCCAAGGTTTTTTGGGACATCAATTTTGGAAATAAAGTTCCAtctaaatattttcaaataactttaattaaaataaaataaaaactcaaaattcaaCAATGAAATTTAATTTGTCATTATATACAATAATCTTTCACATTCAAAAAACATTAGACATTATGTCCACACAAAATAATACTGATAGGATAAAACAGCAACACCTTACTAATACATCACctaaaaaatttgaaagtaaaGTTGGAAAATATCGTTCTATTTTATATTTCCTATATaaatcttggaaaacttaaaactaatatatcatttttgaaagaaaaaaaaaaaatattgagggTCTATTTAgatatagaaaatgatttttatttttatttttttaaagaattataaaagtCTGTTcgcttatttttttttattttttaaaatttatattcaaaagataataaaaagaaCTATTAGttgtgaaaataatatttttttccattttttgatttccaaataataGTTGGATCACATATTTTTTCCCAATTTCCCctaaaaattgtataaaaaaactagaaatcttgaaaataataataataaaaaatatacattttaaaacttttctatacaaatttagaaaattaaaaaataaggtgacattttatgttattgtttgaaaaattaaaagtaaaaaataaaattattttccataagTGAATAATGTAAAAgctttatattttatattttttaaaattattgaaaataaaaaaatctaaattttttgtaatttatttaaaaaaaaaaaaaatattttgcacaaccaTATGGCCTCTACTTTTTCCTAAGGTAATGTGAACCTAAAAATTTCATAAACCTTCCCTTATTTTTTGAGACACTCATGTCCTTTACATTTATCTTATAACAAATACCGAAAAAGTGCATAACTTTTTACTAAATTTATAGGAAGATATATAAGATTTTGCACTCCTAGGAATGCAAAACTCGTACGGTCATATAGATTTAGTTTAAGATTGTGATAATGGGGTTTCAAAACGCATTACTTTAGGAAAAGAAAAGTCATTATATTTTctaacaaaataaattattttagggAAAAACTCAATCAAATTACCAAAACAATTATGGAGCGTGTTTGGGCACAGGGGTGAAAAAGCCCTGAGGCGGCTACGCCGTAGTTCCCCGGGACTCGTGCTGGCTCGttaaaacttaaattttttttaactttcccgCGTTATTTAATTCCTGAAACTCGACGGTCTGCTTGGAAAGACGGAAAGTCGCAGAAAATGGAGTCATGGCTTCCACTCTTCGACATTTTCATGAATTCGCCATCACCTGAAGCAGAAGCATCTATGTGGTTGCAACGATCCTTTGATGCCTCCTCGACTGCCACCCCCATCACCACAaattctttcctttctttgcttaCAAAACCCTCCGACGCTATTGTCcttgattcttcttcttcttcttcttcttcttcagctcCTCACAGAAAGAGGTGAAGTTCACACTTCATATTCATCTCCGTCTTCTTTGGTTCGATATGTcaattttgtttgatttatttaCTTGATTCTATTTTTGATTTGACAGGGTTATGTGGATACAAACCTTGCCAAATGCAGTTCAGTCTCGGATTCTCTCGTTTCTTGTTTACGACCGCCAGAGATTCTGCGCCCAAGACTTGTGTAAACTTGCCCGCAACATATTGAGCGAGAGTCGAGGGCTCGACTTTTGGGTCGAGAAAGCTGCACGCCACCTGCTTGATTTTGTGTCAGAGTCGAATTACAGATGGATTTCTAATCTGAGTTTGGATTCTGCTGAAGAAAGGGTTGACGAAGAGTTCGAGTCGTTGCCAGATTGGCTCAAGGAAGCAGCGGGTACTAGTGATGTGCTCCTTCCATGGCTTCATGTGTCTTCTGATGAATTGGATTCAAGAGCATGTTTCAGTACTGGTGGAGATGATTCTGATTCATTGGCTGATGTAGGAGAGGATGAAGAAGAAAAATTTATCGAAGTTGAACCAGTGGTTAAGACTGGTAGTCCTACAAATGCTCCCCTTGATCCCGAAATTAAAAAGATGGCTGCTTGTTTGAAATCACGGATATTGACCTATGAATCCACTTCCGTAACAGTTGGCTTAGCAAATGAAATTCACGAACTCTGCTTCAACAGAGGAGCAGATGCTTTTGCAGTTCTTGGTCTGATTGAACCTTGGAATACAGATGATGAGACTGCCTCGATTCTAATTTCCCATCTTTCAAATGGAAGCGAGGAGGAACTTGGTTGGCCAAGCCAGGTTCTCTGCTCAATTATCCTCCCCAAATTGTTCATGCTAGACAAGCCTGCCTCTCGCGTGCTAGTGACTTCAATAATAGAGTACTGCAGGAGGCATCAGAGGGCTGCTGTATATGCACTCTTGTTCCCCCTGATCCTCCGGGATGGAGGCATCAACCACCCCATCTGTGATGTGATCACAAGGATTATTAGGGAATGCTTGCACCCGGCTCATGTTTCTGCTTTCTGCCAGAAGCTTCTGTGCGGTGACGTGGCAGAAGAGAGGAAAATCATTTGCCTTCCCTGCCACAAATGTGTAATTTCCAATGAACTGGTATGGACAGAATCATTGTTTAATCTGTTCCAAAACATCTTGAATCATAATGTTTGTTTAACCTCAGATTCCATCCATCATCTTGTTCTTCGTACACGGGAGTTAGCTGAGAGGTTTTCTAAATCTCTGAAGTTTGGAAATTATTTGTTGTGTTTACTTAACAAATGTTCTATGTCGTTGAAATCTCATAAGCTTCTGTTAACTGAAACAATTGAGCAGACCGATACTCTTGTTACCAAATCTTTGTTGTCAAAACTGGCAAGCTTGTAGCTACTTTGGAATATTTTTGGGAAGCTTTTTTGTTGCAGACATCACTTTTTCAAGAGAGCATAAAAAACAACAGTGATTCTAAAGTGTTATACATAACTGTAGTCTGCATACATCCTCTTGATCTTATTAGACCTACCAGAGTTACTTGTATTGATATTGGCTGTGCTGTAGATAATAAGTAAGGTTTAGACCAATATCTAAGTTACTATATTAATTAAATTGGTCTTCATAAATCTGTGTCTAATCATTTTGCTTAtctttaccattttttttttttggagcacTTCCATGGTGAGTGTAACTACATATTGAAAAAGGAATACAAATAGGTAATAATTTAAAATGAAACGTACTAAAGAGAGATAAATCTAGAAACGAACCTTTTGGGGCACCTTACAAAACAGCACGCCAAGACTGTTTGATTGTGCACGACTGTTGGTTGTGCAAAGGTTGTTCCATATTTGGTCTTATCCATATGACATTAGGCTATA
This window of the Malania oleifera isolate guangnan ecotype guangnan chromosome 6, ASM2987363v1, whole genome shotgun sequence genome carries:
- the LOC131157685 gene encoding uncharacterized protein LOC131157685 isoform X1 → MESWLPLFDIFMNSPSPEAEASMWLQRSFDASSTATPITTNSFLSLLTKPSDAIVLDSSSSSSSSSAPHRKRVMWIQTLPNAVQSRILSFLVYDRQRFCAQDLCKLARNILSESRGLDFWVEKAARHLLDFVSESNYRWISNLSLDSAEERVDEEFESLPDWLKEAAGTSDVLLPWLHVSSDELDSRACFSTGGDDSDSLADVGEDEEEKFIEVEPVVKTGSPTNAPLDPEIKKMAACLKSRILTYESTSVTVGLANEIHELCFNRGADAFAVLGLIEPWNTDDETASILISHLSNGSEEELGWPSQVLCSIILPKLFMLDKPASRVLVTSIIEYCRRHQRAAVYALLFPLILRDGGINHPICDVITRIIRECLHPAHVSAFCQKLLCGDVAEERKIICLPCHKCVISNELVWTESLFNLFQNILNHNVCLTSDSIHHLVLRTRELAERFSKSLKFGNYLLCLLNKCSMSLKSHKLLLTETIEQTDTLVTKSLLSKLASL
- the LOC131157685 gene encoding uncharacterized protein LOC131157685 isoform X2, producing the protein MESWLPLFDIFMNSPSPEAEASMWLQRSFDASSTATPITTNSFLSLLTKPSDAIVLDSSSSSSSSSAPHRKRVMWIQTLPNAVQSRILSFLVYDRQRFCAQDLCKLARNILSESRGLDFWVEKAARHLLDFVSESNYRWISNLSLDSAEERVDEEFESLPDWLKEAAGTSDVLLPWLHVSSDELDSRACFSTGGDDSDSLADVGEDEEEKFIEVEPVVKTGSPTNAPLDPEIKKMAACLKSRILTYESTSVTVGLANEIHELCFNRGADAFAVLGLIEPWNTDDETASILISHLSNGSEEELGWPSQVLCSIILPKLFMLDKPASRVLVTSIIEYCRRHQRAAVYALLFPLILRDGGINHPICDVITRIIRECLHPAHVSAFCQKLLCGDVAEERKIICLPCHKCVISNELPP